ACATACCATGCGTTGAGAACGCAAACGAAGAAATAGGAGATGGgttcttcaaaattcaaatgtaAAAGTTACTAGGCTTCCAATAAGATTGACTCGTTACACCACCGCATATCTTCGTAGATTCTACGCATTGACTGTTCTTGTGAAGAACGTGGTCAGTAttctaaaatttaaaacatCTCTCGAAACATATGTTTAACAAGAATTAATATTCCCGCCTTCGTTGCCTTGAAAACTCAATTATTTCTGTTAAGTTATAGGGGGACTATTTATGGTAGGGAGAGGCGCAGAATTCAATTCCATGCTATAAAAGGACTGCGAAGACAAATAATGGGCTAACCGCCCAACTCCGCCCTTGTTCAGTGacagacaaaaataaaaacgagaggctcacacacacacacacacacacacacacacacacacaaaaccAAAATAGTTGGAATTAAATGAGCACACCGACCGTACTCGGAAGTCGGGACCTAAAAAAAGTGGATTGAAGTAATGCGATGGACAACACTTTCCTATCAAATAGCAGACCGGTCGTTTCCATGTCTGAACAGTTGATGTTGTGACCACTCCAAGGCTCTCGGAAACCAAACCTAAGCCTCCTTCGAGCTGAGCGAGTGAATGAGTAACATTATTGTCGTTTCGGAACGAAAAAAGTGTTACACTAGCAGCTGATATAGATTATTAGcaggggtgagagagagagagagagagagagagagagagttagttGGGCCTTCCTTCTAGATTTGTCTGCTGAGGGAAGCTCTTTCTACTCCTTCGGAAAACGTCAAGCGACAATGGGGTATCAACCATTTTTCACGTGCAGCTAGAATCCCCTCAGAACTTACAGGTTTTAGAGTGCTTTCTATTATAGGATTTAAAATGAAAGAGCTTGGACAGTCACCGGTTTTGGCTCACGTTTCACTTTGTCCACGAGATCGGTGCAGTATCATAGGGGTCTTGAAATCATGCGCGTATGGTGAGCTCCCTGTTATAAAAGAaacaatcctaaaaaaaaaaaaaaaaaagtgtaaataTGGTTAGGTATATGGGGAACCATATGGGTCATTTTTGCAAATACTTGATGGAGTTTATGTTTCTAGCTTGTTCATAGGTATATATAATCCATGTAATAACTAGTCATTCCATTACCTTGATTGGAGAAGGTAACTCAAGCTGTAATTGAGTTTCTATAAAAGAGATTAATTTCTTTACCAGCTTAACGAAAATCAAATTTCTCAGGCTGGTAGAGTACATAGCAAGAAATAAGTAGTGAAAACATGCACAGATATATTTTCCTTGGAGATTCATATATATACAAGCTTCAAAGATGTGAAATGTATTACATGATACTTGAATAGATCTGTATTTGAGTTTTTTGATACTCAGTTGTCAAATAATCTTCTTTTTACTAAAAAGACTCTAAGCGTCTAATAATTCTTTATTTAGAATGTTCGTCTATCTAGAATAGGTTATTTTGATCATTTCCTCAGTGATCATCCCAATgctcatgtaatttctaatggAAATGACAGACGTGGTCTTTTAATActaatatttttcttgtgatGTGTTTGAACGAATATTTTTTATACATGTTTCCAATTTCCATGTACCGGAGACCATGAGTTTACTAGGGCTGATTAAGTACCCGAGACCAAGATCTGTATAAAACTACATATATAGTTCTCGTCGTTTTTCAGTGAGGTCAACTGATTGCACACTCCACAACATAGGGCATGGTGTTTATGCAATTTGCTGTCGAGTCACTAAAATGAAGCTTCGATTAGTGTGTGGGTTCCTAAAAATCCCGCCACTTCCTCATTATCGAAGTCTGCATAAGTCTTGAGACTTAAACCGTTGGGAAGCATTGATTGGTCTCTCGACACTGACTCCCCTAGAAATCACACCCGACGAGTGTAGACGCTAAGAATAGgatgcaaaaatcaattttgcaaatCCTCGAGAAAACCCATGTAggaatcttgattttttttttaatgaaattcatcTGCTTCATGTATCTAATTGTCGAAAAAGAGGCAATCTCGATGATGTTCGAACTACTTGACaagtgaaaaataattattaccATGCAGCTTGCCTGGAAAAGCGTACGCGAGGAGGCAGCATGCGTGGCTCACCGGAGCTAATGAGGTTGATAGCAAGACTTTTTCGAGAGCTATTCTTGCAAAGGTATGGATTGAAGTTGTGCATGTGTATTTGTGAGATAATAATGTACGATTATGTATGGTTCTGAAGAAAATAATATCTATTTATGCATATAGTTTGCGCGTTTTGCATTATTTTAACTGTGTTCTTTGGCCTTTGTCGTTCTGCCGCTTCGGTCTCTATTGCAATTGCACCAGAGTGCTCGTATTCAGGTAAGATCTCgagtgttaatttttttttacctattttTCCCTTACTTTTCCGTTTTTCGGATGCAAATTTCATGAGAGTTTACCTTGACTTTCTCCGTTTGACGAATTTTGCAGACCGTGGTTTGCATCCCTCTTCTAGACGGCGTAGTGGAATTTGGCACCACGGAAAGGGTAATCGCAAAGTATTTCCATTAACAAAATGTCAATGAATCCTATCCCGACCCTCGTCACATGCAATTGATCTTTATTTTATAGTTGAATATTTGTAGTACGGCCTTGAAAAATGCTTCGATTTTCGTGAAATTTCAGGTTCAAGAGGACATTTCACTCGTCAATCACGTCAAAACCTTCTTCGTTGACCACCACCCCCCTCACCCACCGAAACCCGCCCTTTCCGAACACTCGACCTCCAACCCCGCCGCCACCTCGTCCGGCCACCACCGCTTCCACTCCCCGCCCGTCCCCTCCTACGCCCCGGCCGATCCACCCGCTGCAGCCAACCAAGGggatgaggaggaagaggacgacgacgacgacgacgaggagggAGAGTCCGACTCCGAGGCCGAGACCGGCCGGcagggggcggcggcggcagcgcaGAACCCTCACGGCGCAGGGCCCGCAAACAACGCCGAGCCCAGTGAGTTCGAGATGTCTGAGGACATCCGGCTCGGCTCGCCAGACGACGGGTCAAACAACCTGGACTCGGACTTCCCCATGCTGACCATAAACTCGACGGCCGCGGACCACCAGCGCCAGGTTGACTCGTTCCGGGCCGAGACGACCCGGAGGTGGCAGATGATGCAGGATCCAGCGAGGAGTGGCCTTCAAACCCCGCCGTCAGGTAAATCATCTAACTTTTGCAGTTGGAAGTTGAATTCTGCGTTCTTTGCATGGTTCAATCATCACATTGCTTTTGCACTTGCCGTGCATGGAATGACAAGGTACCCAACCTCACTGGCCAGCGGGGCCACTGGTGATAGAATGATTGTCTGTCTAATGCACCGAAACTTTACACAGAAATAGGTCAATGTCCTGGGACCTGTGGCATGCTATAGTCGACCTCCAACTTCTTTATCTGTGAAACTGATCTTTAGAATACCATTAACTgtaaaaaggggagaaaaaacaaaaattaccGCACGCGCTCGGATTTTGATATGCATAGGACATttgcaaagtaaaaatttgtaaattatgtTCTTAGTCCTCCCAATTTCTGACACATACAAGTAAAATTTGGGCACGATAAATTCTTTTGGTGAAGGTTCTCCATGGGATTCTCAAATGCATTTCTACCTTAGTCATGCACACAACTAGACACTAATGAGAAATCTTATATTTCATAGGATATTTTAGTTAAGCCTTACTTAGAAAGGTCAACATTTTCAATGCGCCGTTTTTCTTGTGTTATGGATGATCAACACATTAGCAATAAAAACTTTTCCTTATAGTGATCCAAAATTTTCCTAGCTAACCTTTTGAATTACATGGCAAGTATGTTATAGCAAGTATCCTGGGCACTCATTAGCAAGATCCTTTTGTAAGTACATAAAGTGTTTTGCATCTAGCATAGAAGTCCAAACCTCACCTTACAATTCAAATTTAACtcaaatttcgaaatatttttgatctttccattttatttttttgcaaccCCGTACAATTTTAGGTAaaacaagataatttttttttaatgaagtgcAAGTTCCCATGTGGAGTATGGAACATTGCACCAatctaattttcaaaacttaAGTAGACCCAAATGCTGCATTTATTATGGTTTATGCATTTTCaacatttataatttttaaataaccTAGATATGGCAAGTCCACATGGTTCATCATCCTGTATTAAATGGCCTCGTCCCATGTACTTCCGCGTCCTACGCCAATGTCCCTACGCTCAATGCGCGAGTACTGATTCATGCGCCAATCCAACATTCTTAAATCTAATTTCTGggacaaaggggaaaaaatcaAATCGTTTTCGTACAAGGATGAATCGATCCTCGTGACACGTGCACGGTTTACCTAAGTTTCTCTGCTTTAATTATTACCAGCGAAACTCCACCTAATCCCACCGGAAGAGAAGGTGGAGAGATCGTGGGTCACTTTCCAGTGGCCCACTGACCTCAAGAGGATCTCACTTTTCGCATTGGATTGTCAAGCtgatcattaaaataataacttCACGTCGGTCGGTGGGAAACGAGTTTGGGTACCAACAACGctaatcatgaaaaaattaatcaCGATTTGTTCGTAATGCCTGCGAAAATTTCTCTGAAATCTACCCGCCGTTAGCATTTCTTTTAGATCGAGTGTCGTTTCTCATGCTTTTTTTATGGATGCGCAGTTCCTCCGGCGCTAGACGAGCTGTCGCAGGAGGACACCCACTACTCCCAGACCGTCTCGACCATCCTCCAGAACCAGCCGCGGTGGGCCGACTCCACCAGCTACGTCTCCTACTCCACCCAATCGGCGTTCTCCAAGTGGACAAGCCGCTCCGACCACCTCCTCCACGTCCCGGCCGAGGGCACCTCCCAGTGGCTCCTGAAGTACATCCTGTTCACCATACCGTTCCTGCACACCAAGTACCGCGACGAGAACTCGCCCAAGTCCCGGGACGGCGACTCCAGCTCGCGGTTCCGCAAAGGGAACCCGCAGGACGAGCTCAGCGCCAACCATGTCCTGGCGgagcgccgccgccgcgagAAGCTCAACGAGAGGTTCATTATACTGAGGTCACTGGTGCCGTTCGTGACCAAAATGGATAAGGCCTCCATATTGGGGGATACCATAGAATATGTGAAGCAACTTAGGAAGAAGATCCAAGATCTCGAGGCGAGGAATCGACAAATGGAGGCTGACCACAGGACAAAGGAAGGAGAGTTGCAGAGGACGACTAGTTTGAAGGATCTACGAAGCGCGGCCTCGTCAGTAGAACGGTCCTCCCGAGCAAGCTTGCCTGGGTCTGGGTCTGACAAGAGGAAAATGAGGATCGTCGAGGGCGGCAGCGGGGCCAAGCCCAAGGCCGTGGAGTCGCCGCCACCTCCTCTCCCACCCCCGACATCCGAGACTAGCGTGCAAGTGTCGATCATCGAGAGCGATGCACTGTTGGAGCTCCAATGCCCGCATAGAGAAGGGTTGTTGCTCGACCTAATGCAAATGCTCCGAGATCTGAGGATCGAGACGACGGCGGTCCAATCCTCGTTGACAAACGGGTTCTTCGTGGCCGAATTGAGAGCCAAGGTAATGCCCTCTTACATTTTCAGAGTTCTAGGTTTTGATTGGCTCTTTCGGTCTTGAATGGCTCCTGATCATTCTGTCCATGACTCCAGGTAAAGGAAAATGTCAATGGGAAGAAGGCGAGTATTGTTGAGGTAAAGAGAGCAATTCAACAGCTCATTCCCCACACAGACTCCTAATTACATCAGGTGTCATGTATCAGGCAAAAATGCACCAAGAACTGACCATTTCGGACGATTTCTGTGTAGGCATGTACAACATAAGTACCTTCTGACAGATCAAGTAGTATTCGCGAAATGTAATCTAACATAGTAATGACGCAGCACGCAtaaaattttcaccaaaacaTGCGGGATAAAATAACAatagcttttcttcttttggcttcgACGGTTCCTACTCGTGACCCCATGTGATTCCACGGTATGCGCCAGTGTTTGTTTGTAACGGCAAAACCATGAGGAAGCTAATGGGAACATACCAGCTACGAAATGCAACCACCACTATGCTCTGCCATAATTAACTGAATCTTCAACtacaaagaagaggaaaataaaagaaagatgcATGCCCAAAGAAAATGGTCAAGAAGCCGGGCAAACTTTTATCATATCAGCATGAAAAATTTCGAAGCTACAAAAACCAGAAAAAGAGAACTGTGCATAAAGTACCCCAACAGTATTTGATCAGGATCTCGGTAAGGTTTCCTTAAAACTCATGAGCCATTGTCAAGTGGAGAAACTGATTACTTCAGGTAACTCTAACCAAGTTGAGCATCTAGCAAGCAAGACAGGAACTCTATCCTGTTTGGCCACGCTGCTGCTTGAACACCTTAAATGAATTGGAGCGGCCTCATTCCAGTCCAAGTCACTTACGTCTCAACATGAGATACAAGTACGGGCTCTAAGTGATGATTTGCTCGCCTGAGGATTTGCACATTTGATGATTGGTTGGTTGCGCTCTTGATTCTTAAacacgatagaaaggaaaagaagaagaggcagTCTACTGCAGAAATCAAGAATCGAACAAACTTGCATAGCTAAGAAATGGAATTCAGGGTGAAACTAACACCGAAGATGAGGATTTGTACAAAGCTATCTACTAggcaataaattaaaaaagaggaagaagctcAATATCATGCCAAGCCAGATTACCACAGACACCAAAAATGGGTGTAGAAGTAATTAATACCAGATATGGGTCATGACAATCATCAAGGTAAAACAGGCCTATACTAAAGAGGCCCTGAAGAAGGACTGACATGTATGGACAACATTTCTCAATATAAGTTGTATCATTCTTCTGCCGATGGTACCGTGGACGCGAGACCCTTTATAACATGCCGGCATTGGAACCTGCAATGCACACATAAAAGAATCACAAGGTAAGGTGCTCCTTCGAATACAAGAATGTGGACACTCTTGTTCATAGAACAGCACACTTCCCCTAAAAATCCAAACTAAAGTATCTCGTCTTCCCATTTCTgctccttcatttttattcccatTGCAAATTTGCTAGACTAAACTAGGAGCAACTACCATGTTAAGCCAAATAATAATGTATTAGGTCATGTTGCTCGCTCATGCCCCCTGAAGAAATTGAAGCAGTGAGAACCATTAACTTGGGCTGACTTAACTAAACAGCTACATATTTTATTCACAAGCACCAAAGCTTTAGGATTTAAAAAATAGGGCCTGAGTTATTTGACGACTAAAGTCCATTATTGGGCTTGATATAAAGCCAGACACAGAGACATTTTCAAGCCAAGTTCTAGATACTCATTGATGAGATCATTGCCTCAGccttctcttcccctttttatTCCATCACCACTTTTCAAACTTTGAAGCACATTGGATCACCATAACTTTTGATAAAAAagagtaaaatattttattaattaaaaaaacttgtGTCACTTCTAACATACTTAACTATCACGTACCAAATCAAATCGTCGGACCTGCAATCCTTCAAGCTAACACTCATGCCTGTCTGAGGATCTTCATTAATCTCAGTTCTCTCCTGCTGTTGGCTTTTGCACTTAATTCGTAGGCAAAATGGTACAATCTGCCAAAACCAACCGGTATTTGTAAATGGATCACCCATAAAATTGTGTCAATAAAAAGAAACCTaaataaagaatgaaaacaTGAGAGAAGCAGCAAAGGACACGGAACACTGCATGGCAATGACAACACCAATGCTTTGAGCAGCAAATTTATGAGTGGAGAAACCCACTTTAAAGCTAATACAAACATTGTTTGACTATGTTCATCTTCCATGGCATATAGGCATGAGACGCTATTAATTTATCAGATGGaaagataaaatcaataaaGATGCTATATATCAGATAAAGAAAGAGGTTATTTGGTTGCAATACAACCATAGCAGGACCCATCTATGTTGCAATATTCAATTTGGCGTTCTAGGCATTGCCAATTTCTGGAAAGGCCAAAACAGGGTAAggagcagagaagaagaaaactcatCAAAGCTCAAAACCCGACCTCAAATGCCACAGCATGAAAGGAGAAAGCAGATGAGTGCCCATTACACTAACCTTCTTGTTGTATCTGAAGTCAcgttttggaagaaaatacgAAGGTTGATTAAAAGAAGTCGGAGCTTTGACCAAGAGGAACAACTTCGTTGGACCTATTCAaattgaggaaaagaaaagattcttCAGATGCAGCATCATCACCTCAACCAGACTTTGATGGACTGATCATGGTCACCTATCTACCTGGGTAGCCACCAGACCCTGCACCTCCAGAGACCAATGCCCGAATAGCCTGTTCAATTAAGTATACGACATTAAGTCCTGTCCAAGTACAAGATGAACTTAAGAAGAAGCTAAAGCTCAACCTTTCTCGAAAGCACTTCCGCCGCCCTGTTCTTGGTGAAATCACTCGCGTCTCTCGAAACCATCTTCCCATGCGAAAAGCACAATCGGTAGACATACCGAGGCCTCAACGGACTACCTCCGAGAATCAGAAGAATTTCCCGGACGTGGGGGCTTTCGCTAATCACGAGCCGCAAGGCATCCTGGAGACTCGAGATGGCGCTCATCAGCTTCTCCGAGCTCCTAAATCCCCGCTTGAGTTCCCTCATCCTTCCGCTATGTTTCCTCCTAAACGACGCTCTCATTCCGCTCCGCGCTAGCTCGGCCTCCTACAAATCGAACTTGCTTAGGGGAAATCACTAACCGAGGCTGAAAAGGGTCGAAGGGCAAAGAGTCGGTGTTCATCCTCACGTACCATCTCCGCGTATTCGCTACGCATCGAATCGAATTCGAGGCTCATGTCCTGCAAAATCCTGCCATTTACAGATACCCAGCATGAGTTATCGGCAGAATAAAACTAATTTCGCACGAATTCTTCGCGGCGGAACTCGATCAATCCAGGAACGAAGCTGAACTACTGCAGCATCCAACATCGAGCATCGACTCGGCAGCAATTTCGACGAGCGATTAGAAACCCAACGCGAAACGGACAGTGCAACTCAAAGAATGAAAACGATTATCAAAAGAAGGaagcgaaaaaaagaagaagcaagggTTGGATCGTCGGAGAGAGGGGCTACTCACGAGGGGATCTGCTGGTGCATGTAGAGGACGAAGCCGAGGAGGTCGGCGACGAGGTGGAAGATGAGGGGGCCGTCGATGGAGTCCGCGGTCGTCTCGATCTCCGTAGCCTCTTCCATCTCTGCAGCCTCGTATGATgcagagggagggagggagggagatgaaTGCCGCTCCGTTTTTGAAATTCCGGGCGGGTTGGGGATTGCGCTCTCCTCCCACCCCCACGACCCGGCCCGACGGATCGTCCGGATTCGACCCGAATGGAATGTGGGCCTCTCCTAACGGAGCTTCGGCCCGAACCGGAGTCGGGTCGCGGCTTGCTTTCGGACCTCCACGAGATTTTCGACTGAGCGGCGGTTGAGTGATTGGCTGCGTGTCGACTATTGAAACTCTCAAAAACTTTCTGTTGGTTTCTCCTTATTTTCATAGCACTTGTTGGTTCTTGTGATTGAACAAGTTTTCAACCTCTTATGATTTTTGGAGTAGACCTTGAAACAGTCCAAACTTAGATTTTATGTGACTTGATTCTTTTTAAGCACTCAACCTAAGTACAATTTCGATTCTATCATGGGCTttattatgtcaaaaaaaaatctcaactttcAATCAAACCTCAAATATGCCCATGTGGTTTAAAGCATCCCGGATCATTAAGGGAAAATGACGCGGAGTAAATAAACTTAAATAGTATTTTAGttgcattattttatttttttttcaagattttgggCTTTCATCACTTATCTTCTGCGCCCTGTAGTGCTCTTAGTTGGGCTTAGTCCATGGGCTCATCTCTCTAGTATTAGCCCAAGTCTAATTAATCTCGAGCAGAAGTCATGTTAATAAGGCCGAA
This region of Eucalyptus grandis isolate ANBG69807.140 chromosome 8, ASM1654582v1, whole genome shotgun sequence genomic DNA includes:
- the LOC104457006 gene encoding transcription factor BHLH42, with product MATPPSSRLQSMLQSAVQSIKWSYSLFWQICPQQGILIWGDGYYNGPIKTRKTVQPMEVSAEEASLQRSQQLRELYESLSAGETNQPARRPCAALSPEDLTETEWFYLMCVSFSFPPGAGLPGKAYARRQHAWLTGANEVDSKTFSRAILAKSARIQTVVCIPLLDGVVEFGTTERVQEDISLVNHVKTFFVDHHPPHPPKPALSEHSTSNPAATSSGHHRFHSPPVPSYAPADPPAAANQGDEEEEDDDDDDEEGESDSEAETGRQGAAAAAQNPHGAGPANNAEPSEFEMSEDIRLGSPDDGSNNLDSDFPMLTINSTAADHQRQVDSFRAETTRRWQMMQDPARSGLQTPPSVPPALDELSQEDTHYSQTVSTILQNQPRWADSTSYVSYSTQSAFSKWTSRSDHLLHVPAEGTSQWLLKYILFTIPFLHTKYRDENSPKSRDGDSSSRFRKGNPQDELSANHVLAERRRREKLNERFIILRSLVPFVTKMDKASILGDTIEYVKQLRKKIQDLEARNRQMEADHRTKEGELQRTTSLKDLRSAASSVERSSRASLPGSGSDKRKMRIVEGGSGAKPKAVESPPPPLPPPTSETSVQVSIIESDALLELQCPHREGLLLDLMQMLRDLRIETTAVQSSLTNGFFVAELRAKVKENVNGKKASIVEVKRAIQQLIPHTDS
- the LOC104457005 gene encoding uncharacterized protein LOC104457005, coding for MEEATEIETTADSIDGPLIFHLVADLLGFVLYMHQQIPSILQDMSLEFDSMRSEYAEMEAELARSGMRASFRRKHSGRMRELKRGFRSSEKLMSAISSLQDALRLVISESPHVREILLILGGSPLRPRYVYRLCFSHGKMVSRDASDFTKNRAAEVLSRKAIRALVSGGAGSGGYPGPTKLFLLVKAPTSFNQPSYFLPKRDFRYNKKIVPFCLRIKCKSQQQERTEINEDPQTGMSVSLKDCRSDDLIWFQCRHVIKGLASTVPSAEE